A single genomic interval of Croceibacter atlanticus HTCC2559 harbors:
- the fabD gene encoding ACP S-malonyltransferase produces MHAFIFPGQGAQFSGMGLDLYESSNEAQDYFNKANSILGFNICDIMFEGSAEDLKQTKVTQPAIFLHSTILSKVMGDKFKPDMVAGHSLGEFSALVANKTLEFEDALKLVSQRAQAMQKACEAQPSTMAAVLGLDDHVVEAICADVDGTVVAANYNCPGQLVISGEIDAIHTACERLKEEGARRALVLPVGGAFHSPLMEPAREELEAAIKATTFNTPICPVYQNVTTFGVTNPEEIQKNLIFQLTAPVKWTQSMQQMIKDGATKFTEVGPGKVLQGLLGKIDRTVEKESGTI; encoded by the coding sequence ATGCACGCATTTATATTTCCTGGACAAGGTGCCCAATTCTCTGGAATGGGATTAGATTTATACGAAAGCTCTAACGAAGCTCAAGACTATTTTAACAAAGCAAACTCAATATTAGGATTTAACATCTGTGATATTATGTTTGAAGGTTCTGCAGAAGATCTAAAACAAACTAAAGTTACACAACCAGCTATTTTCTTACACTCTACTATTTTAAGTAAAGTTATGGGTGATAAATTTAAGCCAGATATGGTTGCAGGTCACTCATTAGGTGAGTTTTCTGCTTTAGTAGCCAATAAAACTTTAGAGTTTGAAGATGCTCTTAAATTAGTATCTCAACGCGCTCAAGCTATGCAAAAAGCATGTGAAGCTCAACCAAGTACTATGGCTGCCGTTTTAGGATTAGACGATCATGTGGTTGAGGCTATCTGTGCAGATGTTGATGGTACTGTAGTAGCAGCAAATTATAATTGTCCAGGACAATTGGTAATCTCAGGTGAAATTGACGCTATCCACACAGCTTGTGAACGCTTAAAAGAAGAAGGTGCAAGACGTGCATTGGTATTACCTGTTGGTGGTGCTTTTCACTCACCACTTATGGAACCAGCAAGAGAAGAGTTAGAAGCAGCAATAAAAGCAACTACATTTAATACACCTATTTGTCCTGTTTATCAAAATGTGACAACATTTGGTGTAACTAACCCAGAAGAAATACAAAAAAACTTAATCTTTCAACTAACAGCTCCTGTAAAATGGACACAAAGTATGCAACAGATGATTAAAGATGGTGCTACTAAGTTTACAGAAGTTGGACCAGGCAAAGTCTTACAAGGCTTACTTGGTAAGATTGACAGAACTGTTGAAAAAGAAAGCGGTACTATTTAG
- a CDS encoding T9SS type A sorting domain-containing protein, protein MKSTITLVILFISFLAFGQTTTVPDDVFEQALIDQGIDSDGTLNDTVLTSDLEAVTELLIFSPTSSIQDMTGIEAFVNLESLELLEHDFNSLNISNNVNLTFLNISTVFNLTSIDVSSNINLTHLFISETSLSSINLSNNIDLQFLELSQNRLSEIDITNNTELIEVDFSNYNFDTLPGNIFTTVDLSNNQLLTKFSCFHCDDLSSLDVTPLPDLRELHVAFCNLETIDVSTNIFLEEITLGAGFNSFFENSNELESVDLSQNPNLTRVNVTNTLISSFNLNNENNESIISMRAGDNPDLNCILVDNEDQAASGTGNYANWIYDEEVTSFSDTECVLSVPEKRLQELQVYPNPVTNRLFVQSNQPLQHLAVYNLRGQLLRQSEQSQFINVSSLASGLYIVKLTTLEGIRHVQFIKE, encoded by the coding sequence ATGAAATCAACTATTACTCTTGTTATTCTATTCATATCCTTTTTAGCTTTTGGACAAACTACAACAGTACCAGATGATGTCTTTGAGCAAGCATTGATTGATCAAGGTATAGATAGTGATGGGACATTGAATGATACAGTCCTGACAAGTGACCTTGAAGCAGTTACTGAACTTTTAATATTCTCGCCAACAAGCTCTATTCAAGATATGACAGGTATTGAAGCATTCGTAAATTTAGAATCTTTAGAACTTCTTGAACACGACTTTAATAGTTTAAATATTTCGAATAATGTTAATTTAACGTTCCTTAACATTTCGACAGTATTTAACTTAACAAGTATCGATGTGTCCTCAAATATTAATTTAACTCATTTATTTATTTCTGAGACTTCTTTATCTTCAATTAATTTATCTAATAACATAGATCTTCAGTTTTTAGAATTATCACAAAATAGATTATCTGAAATTGATATTACAAACAATACAGAGCTTATTGAGGTTGATTTTTCAAACTATAATTTTGATACTTTACCAGGTAATATATTTACAACGGTTGATTTATCAAATAACCAACTACTCACAAAATTCTCTTGTTTTCATTGTGATGATTTATCCTCTCTAGATGTAACACCTTTGCCAGATTTAAGGGAATTGCATGTGGCGTTTTGTAATCTTGAAACTATAGATGTTTCAACAAATATATTTCTTGAAGAAATAACATTAGGCGCAGGCTTTAATTCATTTTTTGAAAATTCTAACGAGTTAGAATCTGTTGACTTAAGTCAAAACCCTAATTTAACAAGAGTGAATGTTACAAATACTTTGATTAGTTCATTTAATTTAAATAATGAAAATAATGAAAGTATAATTTCTATGAGAGCTGGTGATAACCCAGATTTAAACTGTATTCTTGTAGATAATGAAGACCAAGCGGCATCTGGTACTGGCAATTACGCCAATTGGATTTATGATGAAGAGGTCACTTCGTTTTCAGATACCGAATGTGTCTTGTCTGTTCCAGAAAAGCGGTTGCAGGAATTACAGGTGTATCCTAATCCTGTTACAAATAGATTATTTGTTCAATCAAATCAACCATTACAACACTTAGCTGTATATAATTTAAGGGGACAACTTTTAAGACAAAGTGAACAGAGTCAATTTATAAATGTGTCATCATTAGCTTCTGGATTGTACATTGTAAAATTAACTACATTAGAAGGCATTCGTCACGTTCAATTTATTAAAGAATAA
- a CDS encoding metal-dependent hydrolase family protein, whose protein sequence is MKRLILLLLIFSCASIFAQDTYIHCGKLFNSETAKIETEKTIVVKGDKIDAVLQGYAQPKNADAIIINLKDKTVLPGLIDMHVHIESETGANKYLEPFVLNEADVAYNAQEIAQRTLMAGFTTVRDLGGTGVNVSLRNAINQGKVQGPRILTAEKALGTTGGHADPTNGRNKELIGDPGPKEGVVNGVRDARKAVRQRYKNGADWIKITATGGVLSVAKSSKNPQFTDEEIAEICNTAADYGMKVAAHAHGDKGMQRAINNGVKTIEHGTLMSDETMDIMKEKKSFLVPTISAGKYVSEKAKIKDYYPAIIVPKALEIGPKIQDMFGRAYKRGVPIAFGTDAGVFPHGENAKEFMYMVEAGMPEHIALQTATFINAEVLEMPFQIGQLKKGAFADIIAVNEDPTKTITAMQNVSFVMKGGTVYKKE, encoded by the coding sequence ATGAAACGTCTCATATTACTACTATTAATTTTTAGTTGTGCATCAATCTTTGCGCAAGATACTTACATTCATTGTGGTAAGTTATTTAATTCTGAAACTGCTAAAATTGAAACTGAAAAAACGATAGTTGTAAAAGGCGATAAAATAGATGCAGTTTTACAAGGTTATGCACAACCAAAAAATGCAGACGCAATCATAATTAACTTAAAAGATAAAACAGTGTTGCCTGGTTTAATAGATATGCACGTGCATATTGAAAGTGAAACTGGTGCCAATAAATATTTAGAGCCATTTGTATTAAATGAAGCAGATGTAGCTTACAATGCGCAAGAAATTGCACAAAGAACGCTAATGGCTGGTTTTACAACTGTAAGAGATTTAGGTGGCACAGGCGTAAATGTGTCTTTAAGAAATGCAATTAATCAAGGAAAGGTACAAGGCCCAAGAATTTTAACTGCAGAAAAAGCTTTAGGAACAACTGGCGGTCACGCAGATCCTACAAATGGCAGGAACAAAGAACTTATTGGAGATCCAGGTCCTAAAGAAGGAGTTGTAAATGGTGTGAGAGATGCTCGTAAAGCAGTTAGACAACGTTATAAAAACGGAGCAGATTGGATAAAAATAACTGCAACTGGTGGTGTTTTAAGTGTAGCCAAGAGTAGTAAAAACCCTCAGTTTACAGATGAAGAAATTGCTGAAATCTGTAATACTGCTGCAGATTACGGTATGAAAGTGGCTGCTCATGCACACGGTGATAAAGGTATGCAACGTGCTATAAATAATGGCGTAAAAACTATTGAACACGGCACATTAATGAGTGATGAAACTATGGATATTATGAAAGAAAAAAAATCTTTTTTAGTGCCTACAATCTCTGCAGGGAAATATGTTTCAGAAAAGGCAAAAATTAAAGACTATTATCCAGCTATTATAGTCCCAAAAGCTTTAGAAATAGGGCCAAAAATTCAAGATATGTTTGGTCGTGCTTATAAAAGAGGTGTGCCCATAGCCTTTGGTACAGATGCAGGCGTATTTCCTCATGGTGAAAATGCTAAAGAGTTTATGTACATGGTTGAAGCTGGTATGCCCGAACACATTGCGTTACAGACGGCAACATTCATAAATGCAGAAGTATTAGAAATGCCATTTCAAATAGGGCAATTAAAAAAAGGCGCTTTTGCAGATATCATTGCTGTAAACGAAGATCCTACTAAAACAATTACCGCTATGCAAAATGTTAGTTTTGTTATGAAAGGTGGCACTGTTTATAAGAAGGAATAA
- a CDS encoding DegT/DnrJ/EryC1/StrS family aminotransferase — protein sequence MKKIQMVDLKGQYEHIKDTVNTSILNVLDTTAFVNGPEVHSFQKELEDYLGVKHVIPCANGTDALQIAMMGLGLEQGDEVITADFTFAATVEVIALLKLTPVLVDVNPSDFNIDINAIKKAITPKTKAIVPVHLFGRCANMDEIMALAKEHNLYVIEDNAQAIGANYTHKDGTKTKAGAIGHVASTSFFPSKNLGCYGDGGAIFTNNDDLAHTIRGIVNHGMYERYHHDVVGVNSRLDSIQAAVLRAKLPHLDTYNAKRQDAARQYTAALKDHKYIDVPKGKCNGVDTICDTCDCHVFHQYTIKITNGRRDELVKHLNEQGIPCGVYYPIPLHKQKAYQDDRYNEADFPVTNQLIQEVMSLPMHTELENDQIEFITTTIKEFLND from the coding sequence ATGAAAAAAATTCAGATGGTTGACCTTAAGGGTCAGTATGAACACATAAAAGACACTGTAAATACTTCAATATTAAATGTTTTAGATACAACAGCATTTGTAAATGGACCAGAAGTGCACAGTTTTCAAAAAGAATTAGAAGATTACCTAGGTGTAAAACACGTTATACCTTGTGCTAATGGTACAGATGCACTTCAAATTGCAATGATGGGCTTGGGTCTTGAGCAAGGTGATGAAGTGATTACTGCAGATTTTACGTTTGCGGCAACAGTAGAAGTTATTGCATTACTTAAACTAACACCAGTATTGGTAGATGTAAATCCTAGTGATTTTAATATAGATATTAACGCCATTAAGAAGGCTATTACTCCAAAAACAAAAGCAATTGTACCTGTACATTTATTTGGTCGCTGTGCTAATATGGATGAGATTATGGCGCTAGCTAAAGAACATAATCTTTATGTTATAGAAGATAATGCACAAGCCATAGGTGCAAATTACACTCACAAAGATGGTACTAAGACTAAAGCTGGAGCTATTGGTCATGTAGCTTCAACTTCTTTTTTTCCTTCAAAAAACTTAGGCTGTTATGGTGATGGTGGTGCAATCTTTACAAATAATGATGATTTGGCACATACTATTAGAGGTATAGTTAACCATGGTATGTATGAGCGTTACCATCATGACGTTGTTGGTGTAAATTCAAGATTAGATAGTATTCAAGCAGCTGTGTTAAGAGCAAAATTACCACATCTGGATACCTATAATGCAAAACGCCAAGATGCTGCGAGACAATATACCGCAGCTTTAAAAGATCATAAGTATATAGATGTGCCAAAAGGAAAATGTAATGGCGTAGATACTATTTGTGATACCTGCGATTGTCATGTATTTCATCAGTATACTATAAAAATAACCAATGGAAGGAGAGATGAGTTGGTAAAGCATTTAAATGAACAAGGAATTCCTTGTGGTGTATATTATCCTATACCGTTGCATAAACAAAAAGCGTATCAAGATGATCGTTATAACGAAGCAGATTTCCCAGTTACCAATCAATTAATTCAAGAGGTTATGTCGTTACCAATGCATACAGAATTAGAAAATGACCAAATAGAATTTATCACAACGACCATTAAAGAGTTTTTAAACGATTAA
- a CDS encoding 3-deoxy-D-manno-octulosonic acid transferase: MKLFVTGRQHVFDTLEEKIAANDHIIWFHVASLGEYEQAVPIINALKKNHPIHKILVSFFSPSGYEVKKNNSIADVVVYLPLDSIKNAKQFIKLAHPDIAVFIKYEIWPNYLRLLKKEAIPTILASGLFRSSQIYFKPYGGFMKKALCSFDYYFVQDNASKTLLQSIGIDQVSVSGDTRFDRVSHQIEMNNTLAFIEEFLDEHLCVVCGSTWPEDDAILINYVNSFKEKKAKPVKFIIAPHEIKPEKIKKLREKLKLPTVSYSNKDASNLKDHQVFIIDTIGLLTKIYSYANIAYVGGAMGTSGLHNILEPATFGVPIVIGCNYEKFPEANRLRQLAGLYSVKNEDDVASIFNKLIYDDSFRETTGLIAEHFINSNTGATKITVDYINNTLRPSI, encoded by the coding sequence ATGAAACTTTTTGTAACGGGCAGGCAGCACGTATTTGATACTCTTGAAGAAAAGATAGCGGCCAACGATCATATAATCTGGTTTCATGTAGCTTCTTTAGGTGAATATGAACAAGCTGTGCCTATAATAAACGCTCTTAAAAAGAACCATCCTATTCATAAAATTTTAGTGAGTTTCTTCTCTCCTTCTGGCTATGAAGTGAAAAAAAACAACAGCATAGCAGATGTTGTAGTTTACCTGCCATTAGATAGCATAAAAAACGCAAAACAATTTATTAAATTAGCACATCCAGATATTGCAGTATTTATTAAATATGAGATTTGGCCTAACTACCTTAGGCTATTAAAGAAGGAAGCTATCCCAACTATTTTGGCTTCAGGATTATTTAGGTCTTCTCAAATATACTTTAAGCCTTATGGTGGTTTTATGAAAAAAGCTCTATGCTCTTTTGATTATTATTTTGTTCAGGACAATGCTTCTAAAACCTTATTACAATCTATAGGCATAGATCAAGTTAGCGTTAGTGGAGATACAAGGTTTGATCGTGTATCACATCAAATTGAGATGAACAACACCTTGGCTTTTATTGAAGAGTTTTTAGATGAGCACCTTTGTGTAGTTTGTGGCAGCACTTGGCCGGAAGATGATGCTATCTTAATAAATTACGTAAATAGCTTTAAGGAGAAAAAAGCAAAACCTGTTAAGTTTATAATAGCACCTCACGAGATTAAACCTGAAAAAATTAAAAAACTAAGGGAAAAGCTTAAACTACCAACTGTAAGTTATTCAAACAAGGATGCATCTAATTTAAAAGACCATCAAGTTTTTATAATAGATACTATTGGTCTACTTACAAAAATTTATAGCTATGCAAACATTGCCTATGTTGGTGGTGCTATGGGCACTAGCGGTTTACATAATATCTTAGAACCTGCAACTTTTGGTGTTCCAATTGTAATTGGCTGTAATTATGAAAAATTTCCAGAAGCAAACCGATTACGACAACTTGCAGGATTATATAGTGTTAAAAATGAAGACGATGTAGCTTCAATTTTTAACAAGCTAATCTATGATGATTCATTTAGAGAAACAACAGGTTTAATAGCCGAACATTTTATAAATAGTAATACTGGTGCTACTAAAATTACTGTAGATTATATTAATAACACTTTAAGACCTTCAATATAA
- a CDS encoding DUF2461 domain-containing protein, with protein sequence MSFRTLYQFLNDLQANNSKEWMDLNRSYYHDVRDWYIDWLNGLDIELGKIDPDYTYTPGRKAINRINNNLMFHPEKPTYKNHFGAGLDHEGKQGDFYIHLGTTESFIAGGYWKPPTNTLTSIREALDYNGEEFVAIIEKPSFKAMFGSIINQDPLKTAPKGFSKDHKYINLLRHRTFAVSHDVSQQEVVGGGFKEKVISVYKEMLPFRRYLNQATTV encoded by the coding sequence ATGAGTTTCAGAACATTATATCAATTTTTGAATGACTTACAAGCAAACAATTCGAAGGAATGGATGGACCTAAATAGATCTTATTATCATGATGTTAGAGATTGGTATATAGATTGGTTAAATGGTTTAGATATTGAGCTAGGTAAAATTGATCCAGACTATACGTATACACCAGGCAGGAAAGCAATAAATAGAATTAATAATAATCTTATGTTTCATCCAGAAAAACCAACTTACAAAAATCATTTTGGAGCAGGTTTAGATCACGAAGGTAAACAAGGAGATTTTTATATTCATTTAGGTACAACAGAATCTTTTATTGCTGGAGGTTATTGGAAACCTCCAACTAATACACTTACAAGTATTAGGGAAGCATTAGATTATAATGGCGAAGAGTTTGTGGCTATAATTGAAAAGCCTTCTTTTAAAGCTATGTTTGGAAGCATAATAAATCAAGATCCTTTAAAAACAGCTCCTAAAGGATTTTCTAAAGATCATAAGTATATAAACTTATTGCGCCATCGTACGTTTGCGGTGTCTCATGATGTGTCCCAACAAGAAGTAGTTGGAGGTGGTTTTAAAGAGAAAGTTATTTCTGTTTATAAAGAAATGTTACCCTTTAGAAGATATTTAAATCAAGCGACAACAGTTTAA
- a CDS encoding LexA family transcriptional regulator produces MGLPPTLEAKRFKQIREENNYTQTEFAELLGVKNTTADIERGRTKLSGKVIAELLRQFNVNPLWVFGDSTKKFLTTTNGDVSPRILTVDSDNEDAMVFVNQKAAAGYPQNIHDVEWYQKLPAFNIPLPQYRNATYRGFQVEGDSMTPNLQPEDWVLAKAVSNITDYNINKVHVVVLQDSVLVKKLQKLPDPKKVLLVSFNEEYLPITVNVDDIQELWQVSSRLTFGVENTSESTLMRELQQSMEDLKKQINKFSA; encoded by the coding sequence ATGGGACTACCACCAACACTTGAGGCAAAGCGTTTTAAACAAATTCGCGAAGAAAATAATTATACCCAAACTGAGTTTGCAGAGCTCTTAGGGGTTAAGAATACAACTGCAGATATAGAGCGAGGTCGTACCAAGTTATCGGGAAAAGTGATTGCAGAACTTTTAAGGCAGTTTAATGTTAATCCGTTATGGGTTTTTGGTGACAGCACAAAAAAATTCTTAACAACTACAAATGGTGATGTTAGTCCTCGTATATTAACTGTAGATTCTGATAACGAAGATGCTATGGTTTTTGTTAACCAAAAAGCAGCTGCCGGATATCCACAAAACATTCACGATGTAGAGTGGTATCAAAAACTTCCAGCCTTTAATATACCATTACCACAATATAGAAATGCAACCTATAGAGGTTTTCAGGTAGAAGGAGATAGTATGACTCCAAATTTACAGCCTGAAGATTGGGTGTTGGCAAAGGCAGTATCTAATATTACAGACTATAATATTAATAAAGTACACGTTGTGGTATTACAAGACTCTGTTCTTGTTAAAAAACTTCAGAAATTACCAGACCCTAAAAAAGTATTGCTTGTATCTTTTAATGAAGAGTATTTACCAATTACCGTTAATGTAGATGATATACAAGAACTTTGGCAAGTGAGTAGTAGATTAACTTTTGGAGTTGAAAACACTTCAGAAAGCACATTAATGAGAGAACTGCAACAAAGTATGGAGGATCTTAAAAAACAGATAAATAAATTTAGTGCATAA
- a CDS encoding ArnT family glycosyltransferase codes for MEARNFLSARDMLRENNWLLTTMNALPRYEKPPLPTWLTAISGAIFGLKNVAALRLPSALASLLLVLVSYNFILKLTKLRTQAFITSLILATSFYIVFSGRQGTWDIYTHSFMMVAIYALYSYLLSEKFNLKYALLAGIFIGFSALSKGPVSMYGLLLPFLISYGVVYKFKLKKNLAIGLVVVLVLAIGISMSWYIYIIINDAETLLEIANKETNAWSHKNIRPFYYYWSFFTQSGLWTIPAFISLLYPYLKYRVSNLKAYQFTLLWTVFSVVLLSVIPEKKSRYLLPVLIPLAFNCSFYIQYLFKNFKTSKSRYEVLPVYINYTIIGCVGLLFPVLGIVIIDDLSGYWFWFLLASLSLVGVSIFLLRALYKREIKTVFYLSIVFILCITTFGLPLATALSVNTNMRLPETVQPGIEQRQLPVYVFNNEMVEILWSYGENIPVVYHEGMINLPTETKFIIISPFECNEELYAFFENYNLEQIDYIDLNTMQSNQRHYNKRFIANVFKATLSN; via the coding sequence ATGGAAGCCAGAAATTTTCTTTCTGCTAGAGATATGCTTAGAGAAAATAATTGGCTGCTTACAACCATGAACGCTTTGCCAAGATATGAGAAGCCACCTTTGCCAACCTGGTTAACGGCTATTTCTGGAGCTATCTTTGGATTAAAGAATGTTGCAGCTCTTAGATTGCCTTCTGCATTAGCCTCGCTACTATTGGTATTAGTAAGCTACAATTTTATATTAAAACTTACCAAATTACGAACACAAGCCTTTATAACTTCTTTAATACTGGCCACTTCATTTTATATAGTTTTTTCTGGTCGTCAAGGTACTTGGGATATTTACACGCATAGTTTTATGATGGTTGCTATATATGCGCTCTATAGTTATTTGCTTTCAGAAAAATTTAATTTAAAGTATGCACTATTAGCAGGAATTTTTATTGGCTTTTCTGCTTTGAGTAAAGGACCAGTTTCTATGTACGGTTTATTACTTCCATTTTTAATAAGTTATGGTGTCGTCTATAAGTTCAAATTGAAAAAGAATCTTGCAATTGGTCTTGTGGTTGTATTAGTATTAGCTATTGGCATATCTATGTCATGGTATATCTATATAATTATAAATGATGCTGAAACATTATTAGAAATAGCAAATAAAGAGACTAACGCTTGGAGTCATAAAAACATAAGGCCATTTTATTATTATTGGAGCTTTTTTACACAATCTGGTTTGTGGACAATTCCTGCTTTTATAAGTTTACTTTATCCGTATTTAAAATATAGAGTAAGCAATTTAAAAGCTTATCAATTTACGTTGCTATGGACGGTCTTTTCAGTTGTTTTATTATCTGTGATCCCAGAAAAGAAATCTCGGTATCTCTTACCAGTATTAATACCACTTGCATTTAACTGTAGTTTTTACATTCAATATTTATTTAAAAATTTTAAAACCTCAAAGTCTAGATACGAGGTGCTACCAGTATATATTAACTACACGATAATAGGTTGTGTTGGTTTACTGTTTCCCGTACTTGGGATTGTCATTATAGACGATTTAAGTGGTTATTGGTTCTGGTTTTTATTGGCATCTTTAAGTTTGGTAGGAGTCAGCATTTTTTTGTTAAGAGCACTATATAAACGAGAGATTAAAACCGTGTTCTATTTAAGTATTGTTTTTATACTATGCATAACAACATTTGGTTTGCCATTAGCAACAGCCTTAAGTGTAAATACCAATATGAGGTTGCCCGAAACAGTACAACCTGGAATAGAACAGAGACAACTACCAGTTTATGTGTTTAATAATGAAATGGTAGAGATATTATGGAGTTATGGTGAAAATATTCCTGTTGTTTATCACGAAGGGATGATAAATCTACCTACAGAAACTAAGTTTATAATTATTAGCCCTTTTGAATGTAATGAAGAACTATATGCTTTTTTTGAAAATTATAACCTTGAGCAAATAGATTATATAGACCTAAATACAATGCAAAGTAATCAAAGACATTACAATAAAAGATTTATAGCAAATGTGTTTAAGGCAACTCTTAGTAATTAA
- a CDS encoding lipid-A-disaccharide synthase N-terminal domain-containing protein, which produces MNDWLIYAVGFFAQLLFSGRTLHQWLTSEKKKKVVTPSLFWKLGLLAAFILLIYGYLRQDFAIILGQFFMYYIYVRNLQIQKVWDSFYNFFKVLILALPVLCVLGVVLFGTMDTEMLFKNEDIPFWLLSIGVVGQIVFSTRFIYQWLYSEARQKSSLPFGFWLLSLIGSVIVIFYALFRKDPVLFVGHFFGLIVYVRNIILIRNAKS; this is translated from the coding sequence ATGAATGATTGGTTAATCTATGCAGTAGGTTTTTTTGCACAACTTTTATTTTCAGGACGTACGTTACACCAATGGTTAACTTCAGAAAAAAAGAAAAAAGTTGTAACTCCGAGTCTCTTTTGGAAATTAGGACTTTTAGCAGCATTTATACTTTTAATTTATGGGTATTTAAGACAAGATTTTGCTATAATCCTAGGACAGTTTTTTATGTACTACATTTATGTAAGAAACCTACAGATTCAAAAAGTTTGGGATAGTTTTTATAATTTTTTTAAAGTTTTAATTTTAGCACTTCCAGTTTTATGTGTGTTAGGAGTTGTGTTATTTGGAACTATGGATACAGAAATGTTGTTTAAAAATGAAGACATTCCTTTTTGGTTATTATCCATAGGTGTTGTTGGGCAAATAGTATTTTCAACACGCTTTATATATCAATGGTTGTATTCTGAAGCAAGACAAAAATCATCTTTACCATTTGGCTTCTGGTTACTTAGTTTAATAGGTTCTGTAATTGTAATTTTTTATGCATTGTTCAGAAAAGATCCTGTATTGTTTGTAGGTCACTTTTTTGGACTCATAGTTTATGTGAGAAATATAATACTTATAAGAAATGCTAAGTCATAA
- a CDS encoding glycosyltransferase family 2 protein, protein MTKGLTIIIPVFNEIENLDRVEEQLSTYISNSKFPCNVLFIDDGSLDGSLFKIEEICNRNSAFNFIAFDTNYGLSAAIKAGFDTVETNLTGYIDADLQTDPNDFDILLEYIEDYDLVTGTRTNRKDSFLKNASSFIANSVRRLFTKDGMDDTGCPLKILKTETARRIPMFRGLHRFLPAMVLLQKGTIKQVPVSHFPRLAGQAKFGLWNRLISPLLDCFAFSWMKWKYINYRINKRG, encoded by the coding sequence ATGACAAAAGGATTAACCATAATTATTCCTGTTTTTAATGAAATTGAAAATTTAGATAGGGTAGAGGAGCAGCTTTCAACGTATATAAGTAATTCTAAATTCCCATGTAATGTTTTATTTATTGATGATGGTTCTTTGGATGGAAGCTTATTTAAAATTGAAGAAATTTGTAACAGAAATTCAGCTTTCAATTTTATAGCTTTTGACACAAACTATGGTTTGAGTGCGGCAATTAAAGCTGGTTTTGATACCGTTGAAACTAACTTAACTGGTTATATAGATGCCGATTTGCAAACGGATCCTAACGATTTTGATATTTTACTAGAATATATTGAAGATTATGATCTTGTAACTGGTACAAGAACTAATAGAAAAGATAGCTTTCTTAAAAATGCCTCATCTTTCATAGCAAATTCTGTAAGACGATTATTTACAAAAGATGGTATGGATGATACGGGTTGTCCTTTAAAAATTTTAAAAACTGAAACAGCAAGACGTATTCCTATGTTTAGAGGTTTGCATAGGTTTTTACCGGCTATGGTATTGCTACAAAAAGGGACAATTAAGCAAGTGCCAGTGTCACATTTTCCAAGATTGGCAGGACAAGCTAAATTTGGGTTATGGAATCGATTAATAAGTCCGTTATTAGATTGCTTTGCTTTTAGCTGGATGAAATGGAAATATATAAACTACAGAATAAATAAACGCGGATGA